Proteins encoded together in one Oncorhynchus mykiss isolate Arlee chromosome 7, USDA_OmykA_1.1, whole genome shotgun sequence window:
- the LOC110527148 gene encoding CD209 antigen-like protein E yields MSNEIYANVEFDNDNVEDIYTNKETINSHDSRSKTKDVSTKSRPQATTQGTESSERRSTRDAAMCLGLLCVLLLAGIIGLFLYYNGEMGSFEENTLVYKTNCSAEQDQLQTKYNTMTKDRDQLQVERDNLQEKFSVVEQHTQKGWSYYKSTFYFTSTEKKTWEVSREDCQRRGADLVVINSKEEYVFIHGLNKETFWIGLTDRVEEGIWKWVDRTALTTAYWGREQPNNQNGMEEDCAARWSDLSNTDNGWHDAPCNECHFWICEKIAFL; encoded by the coding sequence ATGTCTAATGAAATCTATGCCAACGTAGAGTTTGATAATGACAATGTTGAGGATATTTATACCAATAAAGAGACCATCAATTCTCATGACTCCAGAAGCAAGACAAAGGACGTCTCCACAAAGAGTAGACCACAGGCTACAACCCAAGGTACAGAGAGCTCAGAGAGGAGATCCACCAGAGATGCTGCAATGTGTCTGGGGcttctgtgtgttctcctactggctgggatcataggcCTGTTTTTATATTATAATGGAGAGATGGGCAGTTTTGAAGAGAACACCTTAGTTTATAAAACCAACTGCTCAGCTGAACAAGACCAGTTGCAGACCAAGTACAATACCATGACTAAAGATAGGGACCAGCTCCAGGTTGAAAGAGACAATCTTCAAGAAAAGTTCTCTGTGGTAGAGCAACACACACAAAAGGGATGGAGCTATTACAAGTCCACTTTTTACTTTACCTCTACTGAGAAGAAAACCTGGGAGGTGAGCCGagaggactgtcagaggagaggagcagatcTGGTGGTAATAAACAGCAAAGAGGAATATGTATTTATCCATGGATTGAACAAGGAGACGTtctggattggtctgactgaccGAGTTGAAGAGGGGATCTGGAAGTGGGTGGACAGGACAGCACTGACCACAGCGTACTGGGGCAGAGAACAGCCTAATAATCAGAACGGAATGGAGGAGGATTGTGCTGCGCGATGGTCCGATCTTTCTAACACAGACAACGGCTGGCATGATGCACCTTGCAACGAATGTCACTTTTGGATATGTGAGAAAATTGCCTTCCTGTAA